In Rutidosis leptorrhynchoides isolate AG116_Rl617_1_P2 chromosome 2, CSIRO_AGI_Rlap_v1, whole genome shotgun sequence, one genomic interval encodes:
- the LOC139893638 gene encoding patatin-like protein 7 — protein MDSNCESLELLQEPRFDTDKLSYEIFSILESKFLFGYDDRKLWKPIQVSPEISITPAAAEDDGVFQAMKNQRGKVCVLSIDGGGMRNILAGKALGYLENALKLKSGNPNARIADYIDVAAGTGIGGVFTAMLFGSRNQRVPIFKAEDTWRFLAENGKRLYGGDGGGSGGGFLRKFFCGGGATAGFEKVMKEAFVVNGRSLTLKDTLKPVLIPCYDLFSSAPFLFSRADALETDSFDFHLWEVCSATSAEPDVVQPVQMNSVNGKTLCVAVDGGLAMSNPTAAAITHVLHNKQEFPLVRGVEDLLVLSLGSGQVAEGNYDFDQVRNWKAKDWARPMARISGDSSADMVDHAIAMAFGENRSGNYVRIQANSSGIGRYGPVVDSDPSPTNVKTLIDRADEMLRQKNVESMLFGGKRIGDQTNYEKLEWFAGELVLEHQMRSSRIVPTIAFKQATSKRT, from the exons ATGGATTCAAATTGTGAATCGTTAGAACTGTTACAGGAGCCGAGATTTGATACCGATAAGCTCAGCTACGAGATATTTTCAATTCTCGAAAGCAAATTCTTATTCGGTTACGATGATCGGAAGCTTTGGAAACCTATACAAGTGTCGCCGGAGATTTCTATTACTCCGGCGGCGGCGGAAGACGACGGAGTATTTCAAGCGATGAAGAATCAAAGAGGTAAAGTATGTGTATTATCGATTGACGGCGGTGGAATGCGGAATATTCTCGCCGGAAAAGCATTAGGTTATCTCGAAAACGCGTTGAAACTGAAATCTGGTAATCCGAACGCGAGAATCGCTGATTATATCGACGTGGCTGCCGGAACCGGCATTGGAGGTGTGTTTACGGCAATGTTGTTTGGAAGCAGGAATCAGAGAGTTCCGATTTTTAAAGCGGAGGATACGTGGCGGTTTTTGGCGGAGAATGGAAAGCGGTTGTACGGAGGCGACGGCGGTGGAAGCGGCGGTGGTTTTCTTAGAAAGTTTTTTTGCGGCGGAGGAGCGACGGCAGGTTTTGAGAAAGTAATGAAGGAAGCGTTTGTGGTCAACGGAAGGAGTTTGACTTTAAAAGATACATTAAAACCAGTTTTAATTCCTTGTTATGATTTATTCAGCTCAGCACCATTTTTATTTTCCCGAGCTGATGCATTGGAAACTGACAGCTTTGATTTTCATCTATGGGAAGTGTGTAGTGCCACGTCAGCAGAACCGGACGTGGTCCAACCGGTTCAAATGAATTCGGTTAATGGAAAAACACTGTGTGTTGCGGTTGACGGTGGGTTAGCTATGAGTAACCCGACTGCAGCCGCAATTACACACGTGTTACATAATAAACAAGAGTTTCCGTTGGTTCGAGGTGTAGAGGACCTTTTGGTACTTTCGTTAGGATCGGGTCAGGTTGCGGAAGGTAACTATGATTTTGATCAAGTGAGGAATTGGAAGGCTAAGGATTGGGCTCGACCCATGGCTCGAATATCGGGTGATAGTTCAGCCGATATGGTAGACCATGCGATCGCCATGGCATTTGGCGAAAACAGATCTGGTAATTACGTTCGTATTCAG GCAAACAGTTCGGGTATTGGTCGTTATGGGCCTGTTGTTGATTCAGATCCGAGTCCAACCAATGTTAAAACGCTTATTGATAGAGCCGATGAAATGCTTAGACAAAAGAACGTTGAATCGATGTTGTTTGGGGGTAAAAGGATTGGAGACCAAACCAATTATGAGAAACTTGAATGGTTTGCTGGCGAACTTGTGTTAGAACATCAGATGAGGAGTTCTCGTATTGTTCCCACTATTGCGTTTAAGCAAGCCACCTCCAAACGCACGTAA